GAGATAAGCCAAGATCAAATGCAGTCTAATAGTATTGATCCATCACAAGTCATTCAACTCTCATGGCAACCAAGGTCAGGTAATCCAAAGAACCAATGGCAATGTTACATCTTTATGCAATCCGTGGCTGGTGAAACCATTTATCCTGATTACAAATTTCAGGGaatatgcatttattattCCAAAGATGTTAGAGTTTCTGTGCTTTGGTGTATGTGCTAGTGGTATCTGAATTTTGTGCTGAGATATTAAGATGTTTGATTTCATATTATGCTAAGCCTGCAATGGGCATAATAACATTATCTTTTCGGGACAGGGTCTTCTTATATAGGAACTTTCTCTCGGACGAGGAGTGCGATTACCTGATTTCTTGGGTACATGCTTCTTTCTTACCTATGTTACGCATGCACATTTCTTTTTGCCTATATCTTTTAGCCTATATTTTGGTTTTAGGTCCATCGGAAGAAAAGCCATAATATGCAGGTCGATGATCTACCACAATCATATCTCATGGATACAGATGTAAGTTTCTAGTTTTCGAAACATGTCCTATTACCCAAATAATATACGCAACAATTCGTGatgcaatattttgttatttcgGACTATTTCAATGATATGTCTGCAGGATGAAATAGCTAGAAATATTGAGGACAGAATTTCTGCTTGGACTTTTCTTCCCAAAGGTATATCTATATTGTGCCATGTAACTCTAGTTTCCAGAGAAGTGTTTTATGTATCACCTTTTCTAGCTATTGTATAATTATGCAAttctaccaaaaaaaagaaaagaaaagtataatcctgtaatttgttgttttgcagagAACAGCAAATCCCTGCAGGTTCTGCACTTTGGACCTGAAGACTCCAAACAAAAGTACAGTTATTTTCATAACAAGGCTGCTGAGGAAGTTGGTGAACCTTTATTGGCAACCGTTATTTTGTATCTCTCAAATGTCAGTCAGGGTGGGCAGATACTTTTTCCCCATTCCGAGGTAATGGAGAAACTAATCTTGTTCCCATCATTGCTATTAGTGTTACCTGCAATTTGATTTTTCCCCAACTGTGATGTCATCCGCTACAAACTTACTGCAGAACAGAGTGTGGTCTGATTGCACGAAGAGTAGCAAAATCTTAAGACCCAGTAGAGGAAATGCTATTGTATTCTTCAGTTTACACCTTAATGCAACCCCCGACAAGAGTAGTTTCCATGCCAGATGCCCTGTCCTTGAGGGTGACATGTGGTGCACCACCAAATTCTTTTATCTGAAAAGCATTAATGCTGAAAAGGTTAGGTCAGATTCTGATAATGCAGATTGCACCGATGAAGATGATAATTGTCCTCGTTGGGCTTCCATAGGGGAGTGCCAAAGGAATCCCATTTTCATGGTTGGTTCTCCTGATTACTACGGGACATGTAGGAAGAGCTGCAATGCATGCTCTTTATGATAGCTACAGTCATGTGTATTCATCTCATACtatcttctcttttccttCAACTTCACGATGAAAGAAAAACCGATATGTTGGTTACTGTTATGTATCTCCTGTTTCTTGTCAATTATTGTTCACATGGTTGACAAAGCAACATATTCATTTTTACCTATATGgcaacaaaaatttatgtatagaCACATATATTGCTGGCGAAAAACAAGCTATTGATTATGTCAATTTCTGATCCAAGAAAGTTTATGTGCTGTTACCTCTTTGCTCCTCTATACAAACTGGACGTTGGCTAAGCAGACAACCAGTTTACGCTAATGGGTTGGGAAAGACTAGTCAAGGAAATTCAAGCATCCTTGCTTGTCTTGGTTAAATAATGTAGTCTGAAAGCAAAGAAACACCTCCCACAAGGTTCCACTTACAACATGCAGGTTGCAGCCATTTGCAGAGTCAACTCTTGAGTTGTTTCTCCAACAAGATAAGAGTTCTATGTAGCTATTTATGCCCATTaatgtcaattaaatttaacaaataaactGCAGGAGTGTGTGTCAGCTGAAGAACATCTGATGTTTAGCAcaataatttctaaattattacGTGTTGCCAGCTTCAGTAGAATAGTTCACAGGGCATCAAGTCACAGTACATCGCCCCTGTGCAGATATTAGAGAAAGTCAACTATTAAGAAATTGCAATCTGCAGAAGTGTTCTATAATAAGCTGCCAAAACCATAGGAATTTGGAAAAGaattatacatgtatatatatatatttcaaactctTGAAATGTGaatgaacaagaaaatggGAAGCAGCCCTCAGGAAGACTCCTTTTAGTATTCAGTTAACAGAcctttctctgttttttttttttttcagtaacCTCTCTGTTGCAGCTGAGGGAACCACCAAAatgaatggaaaaataaattatgcacCATAATGTTGAAATGGAGGACaaacaaaaggaagaaaagagaaaaccaTCACATCTCAGTCCCAGCAAAATGTTTAACAGTGAAGCCAACTTTCTCAAACTTCCCTTTCTCGTTGTTCTCTCTGAATTTCACATAATCTGCACAAGCAAAAGGCTTATAAAGCCTCAAATTCCCTTCTCCCACAACTTCTTTAGGAGCACATATCACCTTGTCATCTTCAAAGCACCAGAAGAAAGCAACAGAGAATCGATTCACCTTTTTCCTTAAGAGAACTCTGTGCTCAGACGACCTGAACTTTCCATTGCTCCATGCCTGCATCAAGTCACCAATGTTCACGATGAGTGTGTTTTCATGTGGATTTATGTCCATCCACTGCCCTTCCTTAGACCTCACTTGGAGCCCACCAATGTCATCTTGATACACTATGGTTATGCAGCTCATATCTGTGTGCATGCCTAGCCCTTcaatttcttgttcttcagTGCACTCAGGTGGAGTGTAGTTGTTTATTCTCAAATAGCCATGACAATTCTCAAACTCTGATTCGAACTTCGTCCCAAGATCAGGCCCCAGGCACTTGATTACAACTTCAAGGATGACTTTTGCCAAGTTTGTCATTATGCTCCCGTACTCTTCTAATATCTCACTAGCAAATGACAGTTGAGGGGATAATATTGCATAAGCATGACCACGGGAtaggggaaaagaaaaggaagaagaataaaagaGGAAGTTGGTGCCTGAAATAGTTGAATACAGTTCAAGCATAATAAAACTTCTCCTTCAGGACAAATATGATCAGTTTCAAGATCAGGACCAAACTCTATTATTCTCTCATGAATGCTGTATtcagaaaaacagaaaaggaaaataaacacacacacacacacatgatAAAAATTCTCAGTATAAGTAATATTCTTCTCTTATCCCTACCTGAACTCACAGTTTGAGTGATTTAGTAGGGCTTTGGAAGAACTTTGTGCTGAAGCAAAGAAGTCAGGTCCAGATACCCGTAGACTCTCATAGAACGGCGAGGCAATGAAATGAGGAGTATATGTTTTTACATCTGATAGAGGACCAGCTTTGATTTTCACCTCTGGAGGAAGGTTAAATATCTGGCTAGAGAAAGAATGTAGTTTCCTGCATAATTCTTTGGAAATTCCATGGTTGGTTATGCGAAAAAAGCCCCATTCTCGACAGGCCAGAGAAAGcgaagagagagaggatgaGTTAAAGGGCTgcaaaatgtcaaaattagGAAGTTTTATGGACATAATGAACAAATGTGAGAATGAGTCAGTTCTATCTATCTGGTTGGGGTCATAGTCTTAAATAGAAGGCCGGatcaataattatcatttaatacCAAACCTTAGAGCACCATATTTGAATATTCATCTAGAAGTTCAAGTTCATGCAGAAACAGTAAACCTTCAGACAAGTGATGAACATTGCTTGCTGGTCAATATTCCAAGAAACAAGCTTCTAACAATATCACGCAGGAAAGAAACCTTTAGACATATGCACAAGGCACGATTTACATGCATATTCAGTCAATATAAGAGACAGAACTTGACAATCTAATGGTTTGGCACTGCATTTTGGCttcaaatacttattttatcaGGCTAAGGTCAATGAAGAGGAAACTGGTAATTATGAGGAAGTGGGGGGACAGGGGGCAAGAATGATGGAGCTGTGCTGGTAATTTATGCTTTGTCAAACCTGTTATGCTTAGGCCCTTGAGCTTAGATTCTTCAGCTGGAAGTTTTGACCTGGAGTGATTTTTTAATGCCAACAGGTGAAGTTTTGTAGTGTAAACTAGGCTCTCACATAGTAAAATATGCTTCCTTCAGCTGGGGGTTAAGAAGAAGAGTCCCTGGTTCCATCTTTCTACTCCATAAACTAAGAAAGCAATAATGTTCTTCCCACCAGCAAGAGACctattgctttaataataaagaacTAAAACCTATCATTTTCTGTCCTTTGGACGCAGAGAGCATCTAATAATGTTCAATGATCATCAGCATCTgctattttcttcttatttttttttatctgtaGTTTACAATTTTCACTAAGTTCTTATTAGATTGTTTCCTGTCTATTCCTGGTGGATCCAACATTCCGCATATATCTTATTTCAATACCTTTTTTTTCATCATGATTGCATTAATCACTAATGCTGTAgattcatttgaaaaatagttaGTGAATTGTGATGATACGACGAGATAAAGATAAGCATGACAGGAGTGCAAAATCTCAGTCAAACACAACAATCTGTTTAGAGAAGAGAGTTTATACAAGCTTTGCCTGATAACAAATGAaagacctgcaataagttgcATCTGGAAGATGGTCTAAAAGATATACCTATCCAAGGATGAACGTCGTCCAAATATCTCTTTGGACCTTAAGATTCATAGATCTTCAGTGGGAGCAGTTATCAAGTTTCAACTACAGGGTTTCCTCATGTCGAGCTTGAGTTCTTGCAATTCTTGGAAGAGTTGAGAAGACGACAAGGTCCAATCTGCAATGTCAAGGCTAAAGACATTTGCACAAAGCCCATGGCAAGAAACGGAATGCACTGCTTGAAGACATTAAATCCAGTAGTTACAGACAGATGTCTGCTATAATGATCAACACCAATTCCGAGCATAGAAACTCACAAAGCCCAAACACCATATTTCATTCACCCATACTCAgcattataaatatcaaacttCAGAGAATTTTCATAGAAAGTGTGACCCTTATCTAAGCTTCATCAAGCACCATCTGTCTGTACAGCCAGTATCCTGTTAGATACACGTACTATAATCAAGAGCCATGAGAATTTTCTGTTAAACAAAAAGCAATTACACTccaaaccaagaaaaatatcacaaactTAAATATGCTTTCTTTAAAGCTCAAAAGGGGTACAATTTAATATCTCCAAtgataatatttcaaacctctccaaacaaattaatagATTTTAAATCCTGTTGTTCGAATCCTCAAACCAAACAAGTCCCAAAACACCTACCTCCATAAACTAAATATCTGCCAAACAAACAATTTCCAAAATCTACATAAACAAGGAGAATTACAGGCAAAATTAGTAGCTAAAACTCAATAAAACTTCAAGGTAGAAATTATCGAGCTGAATCCGATGATGCGTTCGGCTTCTTAATAGAGCATGAGACTCTGAAAGCTTCAATTTGTGATTGGCATTTTGTCTGATCTCCTTTATTTTCCTCCAAACACTTCTTTAGCGCCTCGACGTCGCATGGCGACATTATCTTCCTCACACCACTGCTTCCCTTTGCATTGCTTTCCCAATTTGCTtccattttcttcaaaatctcGTCAATAAAAcgaagaaaaattaagaatttgcTGCAAATCAGTACATGGGTTTTCCCCTCACTGCGAACACCAAATCCGGCCTTATAGTTTATGCTTCTCCCTGTGAACGCAAAGCAAAAGATACGAGCGAGAGAGAATGGGCAAAAATTAAGGAAGGAAAATAAGTTCTTGAATAAAGAGCGCTGATAAAGGCTTGAGGAAAATGCAAGAGATTGTacatgagaaaattattttttttatttatatattttttaaaatataatctgttttattttaaaaatataaataataaattattattttttttataaaaatcaatttgattttttacatatcataagaataaattgcaattcacCCAATTAAGTtttcatgttattttttaaaaggcccaaaaacatataaaaaacaaaagacaCATTTCACCATTCaacctttttttcttcaattattataaaaaacaacCATTcgtaacatatatattttacatattttattattatcttgatttaaatataaatttaatatatttaaatttaaaaatgaattaaatacaTCGAGTTTCAAATTAAGGAACAAAAAAAgttacacaatttttttaattataatcgatcaatttattaatttatgtttcacAAATACGGATACGACAAGAAAAATGTTATACGACACAAAcactatgataaaaaaaatataaaaaattaaaatacgaTATGCTACAAACAcgatcataatatatataatttatatatattatcataaagttaaaatatgcaatattttataccataaagtaaaaaatgaaaataaacataaaaatataaaaattatggtttAAAATTGGCCAAATTTGATATTACCaatgtgtttttaaaattcagcAATAAATCATCCTGTAATTTAgaaatatgcaataaaaatccctctattttaaaaatagaacatCTGTCCCTCATCAcagttgaaattaattgcgttacttttttgtcaaattatatattattttttattttcatgatcgttggatttttttattgaataacaGTCgtgatttaataaatacatttcaaCCGTTagatctaaattattaaatatcatgatttgatcattttttaaatgtttatatctataattataaaaaatataaaatataaaatataaattattattattaaaaaataaaaaataataaaattagtccCCCTCCCACCACCAACCGTTGCTGCTCCCCACCCCAACCCCTCGCGCCGCTCAATGTAGAAAGGGAGATGTCGCGCCCGACTTCGTGGAGGGTGATGGCGACATCGAAGGCAGTCGCCCCCAACCTGGGCGACCGCGTCGCAGCGGCTGCCCAAGGAGCTTTGGGCGACGcctatgatttttttttttcttttatattttttataattttaaaaattgatttgaaaaatcaaaatttaaaaatgataaaaaaactTGATGTCTTCCAGCACCACAATCTTCAaagataattatgaatatttaaaattgaaggagGATTAACTTGTAAAATAGAGAGTTACCACTCTaatacttaaataattaactaaagagataattgaaaaacttaaaaataatataaaaatagtgtAATAATCGAtgaaaattagtgaaaatatgCATGAAATTAACTTACTAAAATCACGAAGAAAAGTATGAGagaatgaattatatttattaccaTTATGGTTGCATAATGGTTCACCGCACGTTGTAATTACTTTCGTATTTTACTCTTATCCAACGATAAGAGTAAAATACGAAAGTAATTACAACGTGCGGTGAACCATTTGAAAACATGAGTTAgctaattaacaataaataaataaattatgaattggATCTATCTAGACCTAAATATGACCGTTTGAAAAAGTCATGCCTAGTCAGTCCGAGTTTTGCTACCAAGTTGGTAGTCACAAATTTAGggaaaaaaagtttaaaatttttcagtaTGATATGTCTCAAAAGAATATGAGTATGTGGGGCATAAAATCTCAACTGTTTGATGAATCAATTTGTTGAATCGAATTCATCTTTGGATTTGTTAGTTTAATgtgaacataaaaattatgggtTTAATACCTTATTCGTAGCCCAATGAAAATGGACCTGCTTTGTTATTTAGTGGGCTCACTTTctttgttttgaatttaagaaaaataattaaaagggtgtcatgtgtgtgtgtatatactCTAATACCTACTATTacctaattcaatttttcatttaaagaatatgaaaatattcacaattatataaattatatattcataattagaAGAAATTGTGCCGCACTACTACTATGAGCATTGCCCTTCTCATTTTCACCGCTCTCCGGTttctttttagattttaatcactaccattttctctctctaaaagaTTTCGCCGACTCTTCTGTTTCTACTTTCTATCTCTCCATAAATTCATCTTAGTGTGTCCATAACGCACCAGCTATACGAGTGTATTCATTTTTGTCGATTTTGTCTGTTACTTAGGTAACCGTTTGCATCGGCCGCCGATCGCCGGCTCTCGCTCCGATCACTGGTAAGTGGACATGTTCACTCCGGCCATCACAGATCACGTTGCCTCAAACTACGCAAGTAGTTTCCGTTTTCCTCTCTTCTCTATTTTgttaaaacattttatttgCTCGCAGCGGCTTCAATTGATCTAACGTTAACGCGATTGTtatcattttgtttctttagtgatcaatttctcattttatgatttgtttttatgtatTCGATCCTTATTTTAGGTGTTTTTGCTTGAGAATGGCACTGGTTTGAACTAAAGCATGGATAATTGTGTTAATGTATTGTTAAGTGATATGCTGCTAGCTTGTTTGCTTGAGTTTCAGAAGATTCGTTGCGTGCATGAAATGGATATACTGTGCTGAAGGTTTATATAGAATTTGCTTAGGTTTAATTGatgaataattcaaatcattttGCTGTATGTTGGTGCAATCTTGTTTGCTGATATGACACAGGTTCTGGTGTTGTTTTGTTGCTTATGTTTAGTTTCTTGTATTATTGTAGCAGTATGTATATGTTTTGCTATGGCACAGTTGTGTCGATTGTGTTgcttattatcattatatgtTTTGCTATTTGTTGGTACTTGTTGTCGTGCTTCATCCTATATGATTctcttttcatatttgaaGCTTTTGTGCAGTAGTATGAGCCAGTGGTAATTGAAATCTGAATGCCTGTCGCAAAACTCTGCACAAGTGGGATTGTTAATGCAATGAAATCTGAGGGAGGGAATGATTACCTTGACACTTTTATCAGACAAGCAATTGGTAAGGAGCCTCTTCTCCCTTTTCCAAGAACAGGGAATAGTCCAGTGCAGTGGATTCAGTTGCTTCATGCCTTAGATCAGCCAGGTCTGCAAATATTTTAAGCTGTCTAAATTTAAGGGAATAATGAAATAACTATCACATATAGTCTTTATGTCCAAACTTTTCTTTACTTAATGTCTAAGGAGTCGAATTTCCATCTGAAAGTTGTTGCCTATTACTGCAGAAGAAACAATCGTTCTGGAAGAAATCATTGTTGCCTGTCAAGTGGCAAACTACAGTTGATCTTCAGTTTGGCAATAGTATGTTTATTTCAACTTGATGCATGCCTCTTGTTCTTTTGTGTAGATCTCCCTGGTTGGCCCTTGATGACTCCTGTAAAAGTTCAGATGCAGAAGTGTGAGAAGTGTCCCCGGCAATTCTGTTCACCAATTAACTACAGGAGGCACATCCGAGTGCACCGTCGGTCTTTGAATGTCAATAAGGTTATCTAAGCTTTATGCTGCTTCATAGATACGCATGCACATTAATAGGAATATGTTATATTAATCTGTTGTACTTGCAAGATATTGTTAAAGGCTTTCTTGAGTTTTCTCCAGTATTTCTAATGCTTGTATAAATGTTCTGTAGGAATCTCACAGAAATAGGGAGTTATTGGCTGAATTTTGGGATAAGGTAATTAATCGTCCTGCTGTCTTCGTTTTTTTGTATATCCTCCATCATATTTTTGGTTATGATTACTGGTTTTATGTGCAGCTGTCGCCGGAGGAAGCTAAGGAAATAGTGTCATTGAACGATGTGATGCTAAAGGTAATACCTGGtttcttttaatctttttcccGTTTATAACTAaagttgtttatttttattatcatgtttgatgaatgtagtaaaaCATGTGATGCTccaggagagagagagagagagtcatTTAAGCTTGTTTCCTTCCAAGTTTTCACTGTATTTACTCTGATCTTTTGCTTTTTAAGTTAATAGCATTCCTCGGAATTGGAGTTATAACTTTTGATAGTTAGCAATGTGATATTGCatctttcattcttttctcGTATCCTTCTTAAAGGACTTGTGATTCATATCGAGTAATATGCATGGCCTTGACTATCTGGTTATGCAATATGCTCTTCAGGAAATTCCTGGATCATCAGTAATAAGGGCTCTGACATCCTCTCTCCAGAAACCTGGGCTTTGGACTCTTCCTCAGGCTTATGTGAAGGCTGGCTCTACACTATTGGTAAGGAGGCATCTTTATCTTTCTGATCTAATGCCCCCTGTTTGACTACGCCTCCCATTTGACATAGTCATCTCTTGCCCGATCTATTGTTTACCTTaaatcttttgttgtttgCAGGACATAGTCCAAGCCAAACCATCCAGACTGCCATTATCTTCTCAGGAATTATTTGGCATCCTTGATGATGCTAGTGAGACAACATTCTTATGTGGCGGCGCATCCGAGTCTCtgcaaaaatatgtttttgatGGAGAAGCTGCTAACAATAGCATGGAGTTGAAGAACTTAGTTGCTAGCACTAGCTTCCTCTTTGAACAAAAACTGGTACACCTTGATtctatatttctattttcccTTTATACTCACTGTTGCTTTTGATAACTATTATgctcaatttgtttaaatacAGTGAGTACATGTGGTGAAACTCAACCAATTTTCTAGTCTTGCATGCACCCCCAAGTGCATGACACTTGACAAATCTTCTTGTTCACTTCAGCCTTTGTTTTGTCAACTTGGCTTGTTTGTGATTTCTGAACTAACTCAATCCACTCTATTTATGCTTAACAACTAGGTGAAAGCATGGGTAGCCGACAAAGATGCAGAAGCTCTGAGATGTCACAAGTTACTCGTCGAGGAGGAAGAAGCTGCACAGAAAAAGTAGGTTTCATCTTTTGACTCACAATTTCAGGGGGATGGGATGTGTAATTTGGcatatactattttaaaaaaacttacaGGCAAGCAGAACTTTTGGAGAggaaaaagcagaaaaagCTTCGTCAGAAGGAACAGAAAGTGAAGGAACAATTTTATGAGTGCAATGCAGACTTGGATGTCCCTATTGGTGCAGCAGATGGGCTCTTGGATGTCCCTATTGGTGCAGCAGATGGGCCAATTTCGGCTGAAGGATTTGGATCTTCATCTCCATCAGATTCTAGTTCAAATTCAATAGAAGCGGCTCCAAATCTTGATTCTTGCATAGAACCCATCCAGTCCAAAAGCATTGAATCAGATAAAGATAGAGAACCAAAGATTGATGCCAACACTGAATGTCTTCACCAAGGCGATTGTCAGTCCAATGAACCACAAATGGTGGCTGAAAATTGCCATCAACATTTAGCAAACAATCACTGGCAGGTCACGGGGTCACAAATGGGCAACCATGCAAGTCAAAATCTTCAACTTTTAGAACCTGAATTTGGACAAGCGATCGGCCTATCTGAAGATCACCCTCTGCTGAATGGAAGCAAAGTCTGGACCAAGGAACATAAAACGGAGAATAATGGGGAGAGCTTGAAACCCTCATTGTCGGGTGAAATCTGTCACCAGATGGAAGAAAGTAACTGCGAGGTTATAATTGGTTCAATTTCTGTGACAGTGAATAATCCTGCTGCTCAGCAGCAACATTGCCACCCATATGATGACCAAGATACGAGCAGGACACAGCATGCCATGCTTAATAACACTTCGGAAAAGCTTTTAAAAGAAGCTGCTGCTCAGTCTGGTCCTAATCGCATGGCTTCTAAGCTTTGGAGGCCTGTCAGCCATGGTGAAGCTAAACGAATCTCATCCATTGAAAGACGTAACAAGGATTCCGAAAGGGCTGTTCCGTCGGGAAAGGTGCATGATCGAATCATGTCCAGTGAAAGATGTATGCCATCACAATCCGCAGACATTGATGACCATGATGATGTGAAGCAGAATAATATACCTTGTGATAAAAATGATCTGAAAGGAAATGTTGCATTCTCCAGTATTGCTGCTAAAGAGTTTCTTTCGCAGAGTATGTAGAGTTTACGTTATACCCTTTATTACTCTgttatttacaattaaaatttta
The window above is part of the Sesamum indicum cultivar Zhongzhi No. 13 linkage group LG7, S_indicum_v1.0, whole genome shotgun sequence genome. Proteins encoded here:
- the LOC105166685 gene encoding probable prolyl 4-hydroxylase 12 isoform X1 — translated: MATQLLILHVFLLASALGASFAQISRKELRSKEISQDQMQSNSIDPSQVIQLSWQPRVFLYRNFLSDEECDYLISWVHRKKSHNMQVDDLPQSYLMDTDDEIARNIEDRISAWTFLPKENSKSLQVLHFGPEDSKQKYSYFHNKAAEEVGEPLLATVILYLSNVSQGGQILFPHSENRVWSDCTKSSKILRPSRGNAIVFFSLHLNATPDKSSFHARCPVLEGDMWCTTKFFYLKSINAEKVRSDSDNADCTDEDDNCPRWASIGECQRNPIFMVGSPDYYGTCRKSCNACSL
- the LOC105166685 gene encoding probable prolyl 4-hydroxylase 12 isoform X3 — protein: MATQLLILHVFLLASALGASFAQISRKELRSKEISQDQMQSNSIDPSQVIQLSWQPRVFLYRNFLSDEECDYLISWVHRKKSHNMQVDDLPQSYLMDTDDEIARNIEDRISAWTFLPKENSKSLQVLHFGPEDSKQKYSYFHNKAAEEVGEPLLATVILYLSNVSQGGQILFPHSESVV
- the LOC105166685 gene encoding probable prolyl 4-hydroxylase 12 isoform X2 codes for the protein MATKVRVFLYRNFLSDEECDYLISWVHRKKSHNMQVDDLPQSYLMDTDDEIARNIEDRISAWTFLPKENSKSLQVLHFGPEDSKQKYSYFHNKAAEEVGEPLLATVILYLSNVSQGGQILFPHSENRVWSDCTKSSKILRPSRGNAIVFFSLHLNATPDKSSFHARCPVLEGDMWCTTKFFYLKSINAEKVRSDSDNADCTDEDDNCPRWASIGECQRNPIFMVGSPDYYGTCRKSCNACSL
- the LOC105166910 gene encoding gibberellin 20-oxidase-like protein; translated protein: MSIKLPNFDILQPFNSSSLSSLSLACREWGFFRITNHGISKELCRKLHSFSSQIFNLPPEVKIKAGPLSDVKTYTPHFIASPFYESLRVSGPDFFASAQSSSKALLNHSNCEFSEILEEYGSIMTNLAKVILEVVIKCLGPDLGTKFESEFENCHGYLRINNYTPPECTEEQEIEGLGMHTDMSCITIVYQDDIGGLQVRSKEGQWMDINPHENTLIVNIGDLMQAWSNGKFRSSEHRVLLRKKVNRFSVAFFWCFEDDKVICAPKEVVGEGNLRLYKPFACADYVKFRENNEKGKFEKVGFTVKHFAGTEM
- the LOC105166686 gene encoding uncharacterized protein LOC105166686 isoform X2, with amino-acid sequence MPVAKLCTSGIVNAMKSEGGNDYLDTFIRQAIDLPGWPLMTPVKVQMQKCEKCPRQFCSPINYRRHIRVHRRSLNVNKESHRNRELLAEFWDKLSPEEAKEIVSLNDVMLKEIPGSSVIRALTSSLQKPGLWTLPQAYVKAGSTLLDIVQAKPSRLPLSSQELFGILDDASETTFLCGGASESLQKYVFDGEAANNSMELKNLVASTSFLFEQKLVKAWVADKDAEALRCHKLLVEEEEAAQKKQAELLERKKQKKLRQKEQKVKEQFYECNADLDVPIGAADGLLDVPIGAADGPISAEGFGSSSPSDSSSNSIEAAPNLDSCIEPIQSKSIESDKDREPKIDANTECLHQGDCQSNEPQMVAENCHQHLANNHWQVTGSQMGNHASQNLQLLEPEFGQAIGLSEDHPLLNGSKVWTKEHKTENNGESLKPSLSGEICHQMEESNCEVIIGSISVTVNNPAAQQQHCHPYDDQDTSRTQHAMLNNTSEKLLKEAAAQSGPNRMASKLWRPVSHGEAKRISSIERRNKDSERAVPSGKVHDRIMSSERCMPSQSADIDDHDDVKQNNIPCDKNDLKGNVAFSSIAAKEFLSQRWKEAISADHVKLVLSVGHEPPGCSAIQHDNSMASNNPDRQECSAVCRSGAQVKFRTKPDKCLKTKYIAKPKAIT
- the LOC105166686 gene encoding uncharacterized protein LOC105166686 isoform X1 translates to MPVAKLCTSGIVNAMKSEGGNDYLDTFIRQAIGKEPLLPFPRTGNSPVQWIQLLHALDQPDLPGWPLMTPVKVQMQKCEKCPRQFCSPINYRRHIRVHRRSLNVNKESHRNRELLAEFWDKLSPEEAKEIVSLNDVMLKEIPGSSVIRALTSSLQKPGLWTLPQAYVKAGSTLLDIVQAKPSRLPLSSQELFGILDDASETTFLCGGASESLQKYVFDGEAANNSMELKNLVASTSFLFEQKLVKAWVADKDAEALRCHKLLVEEEEAAQKKQAELLERKKQKKLRQKEQKVKEQFYECNADLDVPIGAADGLLDVPIGAADGPISAEGFGSSSPSDSSSNSIEAAPNLDSCIEPIQSKSIESDKDREPKIDANTECLHQGDCQSNEPQMVAENCHQHLANNHWQVTGSQMGNHASQNLQLLEPEFGQAIGLSEDHPLLNGSKVWTKEHKTENNGESLKPSLSGEICHQMEESNCEVIIGSISVTVNNPAAQQQHCHPYDDQDTSRTQHAMLNNTSEKLLKEAAAQSGPNRMASKLWRPVSHGEAKRISSIERRNKDSERAVPSGKVHDRIMSSERCMPSQSADIDDHDDVKQNNIPCDKNDLKGNVAFSSIAAKEFLSQRWKEAISADHVKLVLSVGHEPPGCSAIQHDNSMASNNPDRQECSAVCRSGAQVKFRTKPDKCLKTKYIAKPKAIT